One genomic segment of Erythrolamprus reginae isolate rEryReg1 chromosome 2, rEryReg1.hap1, whole genome shotgun sequence includes these proteins:
- the LOC139160947 gene encoding sulfate transporter-like — MGFNSRNEQGKEHSYFGVMEGGTITQKSENSNDTSSLPSSQSSQSSSYMPVKLEEYETSGFSIKKLLTKAKENYNCNQESILTFFRQLFPVIEWLPRYNIKEQILGDIISGLLVGIVSIPQSISYALLASQDPIYGLYTNFFCAIIYFAMATSRHNCVGSFGVLCLMIGQTVNRQLTLAGYDLDMDTDLMANTTMNGTVACNRGCYAITVATTLTFLVGTYQIILGVFQLGFISVYLSEPLLSGFVTGSSLTILTSQMNLLFGLKLPRHDGMGSLVLTWIDIFKYIGKTNICDLVTSLVALILIVPVKEINNLFKDKMKAPFPMELLVVIGATLLSHFLNFNKKYKSKICGTIPTGFKQPAVPDLSLVSNLALDALPIAIIGFAMTVSLSEIFGKKHGYPVRANQEMIAIGMGNLIPSFFSCFASCAALSKTLLKESTGCHTQISSLISSAALLLVLLWIAPLFYSLQTCILGVITIVNLRGGLRKFAEVPKMWRISKIDTVVWWVTMLSSSLISTELGLLIGVCFALLCIILRTQWPRATLLGKVSDSEIYEDQLTYKSIASIANIKIFRFDTSLYYANKDYFKRSLFQKTGVNPGLVAATQQKAQAKANLSKNQGCFSSKLNCLRGSKTPTSSADGPDASVDIHTLIIDCGAMQFVDSVGLSLLKEMRQDYKKIGIQVLLANCNPSIRRLLQAGGWLTGMQDPESLSFHSIHAAVQFAEKQDQTQQSDSVVATNVFVPETEDISIALSLEEPL; from the exons ATGGGCTTCAATTCAAGGAATGAACAAGGCAAAGAGCACAG CTACTTTGGTGTCATGGAAGGTGGCACTATCACTCAAAAGTCTGAGAACAGCAATGACACATCCAGCTTGCCTTCTTCACAATCTTCACAATCGTCTTCCTACATGCCTGTCAAACTTGAAGAATATGAAACATCAGGTTTCAGCATCAAGAAGCTTCTCACAAAAGCCAAAGAGAATTACAACTGCAACCAAGAAAGCATCCTCACCTTCTTTCGTCAGTTGTTCCCAGTAATTGAGTGGCTTCCTCGTTACAACATCAAGGAACAAATATTGGGGGATATCATCTCAGGCTTGTTGGTAGGAATTGTTTCTATCCCTCAATCAATCTCCTATGCCCTCCTTGCAAGCCAGGATCCAATTTATGGTCTCTACACCAACTTCTTTTGTGCTATTATTTACTTTGCCATGGCTACCTCACGCCATAATTGTGTTGGTTCTTTTGGGGTCCTTTGCTTGATGATTGGGCAGACAGTAAATCGGCAACTTACTCTAGCAGGATATGATTTAGACATGGATACAGATCTGATGGCCAATACTACAATGAATGGGACAGTTGCCTGCAACAGAGGTTGTTATGCAATCACAGTGGCAACCACTCTAACTTTTTTGGTTGGTACTTATCAG ATTATTCTAGGAGTCTTCCAGTTGGGCTTCATCTCAGTTTATCTCTCAGAACCTCTTCTGAGTGGGTTTGTAACAGGGTCCTCCCTTACCATTCTCACGTCCCAAATGAATCTTCTATTTGGACTGAAGCTCCCTCGGCATGATGGAATGGGTTCCCTGGTTTTAACATGGATTGACATCTTCAAATACATTGGGAAGACCAACATCTGTGATTTGGTCACCAGCCTGGTGGCATTAATTCTAATTGTGCCAGTAAAAGAAATCAACAATTTATTTAAGGACAAAATGAAAGCTCCCTTTCCTATGGAACTCCTAGTGGTAATTGGAGCAACACTCCTGTCGCATTTCCTTAACTTCAATAagaaatacaaatctaaaattTGTGGCACAATTCCCACTGGTTTCAAACAACCTGCTGTCCCAGATCTGAGCCTTGTGTCAAATCTGGCTCTTGATGCTCTACCCATTGCCATTATTGGTTTTGCTATGACTGTCTCACTGTCAGAAATATTTGGCAAGAAGCATGGTTATCCTGTCCGAGCCAACCAAGAGATGATTGCCATTGGGATGGGAAATCTGATCCCATCTTTCTTCTCCTGCTTTGCTTCCTGTGCAGCCTTATCAAAGACTTTGCTGAAAGAATCAACAGGGTGCCATACTCAAATATCAAGCTTGATCTCTTCGGCTGCACTGCTCCTGGTACTATTGTGGATTGCGCCTCTCTTCTATTCACTGCAAACTTGCATCTTGGGTGTGATTACCATTGTTAATCTCAGGGGAGGATTGCGGAAATTTGCCGAAGTACCCAAGATGTGGCGGATCAGCAAAATAGACACCGTAGTCTGGTGGGTAACCATGCTGTCCTCATCTCTGATCTCCACAGAACTGGGCCTCCTGATAGGGGTCtgctttgctcttctctgcatcatTCTACGCACCCAGTGGCCCCGAGCCACCCTTCTAGGTAAAGTGAGTGACTCGGAAATCTATGAGGATCAGTTGACTTACAAGAGTATCGCTAGCATTGCAAATATCAAGATCTTCCGCTTTGATACTTCTCTTTACTATGCAAACAAAGACTACTTTAAACGTTCACTTTTCCAGAAAACAGGGGTGAATCCCGGCCTGGTGGCTGCTACACAGCAAAAAGCTCAAGCTAAAGCAAACCTGAGCAAAAATCAGGGTTGTTTTTCTTCCAAGTTGAACTGCCTAAGGGGAAGCAAGACACCGACGTCTTCAGCAGATGGTCCCGATGCCTCAGTAGATATACATACCTTGATCATTGATTGCGGAGCCATGCAATTTGTAGACAGCGTAGGCCTCAGTTTGCTGAAAGAGATGCGCCAAGATTACAAAAAGATTGGTATACAGGTCCTGCTGGCCAATTGTAACCCATCCATACGGCGTTTGCTCCAGGCAGGAGGTTGGCTGACTGGCATGCAGGATCCAGAGTCGCTCTCATTCCACAGTATACATGCTGCTGTGCAGTTTGCAGAAAAACAGGATCAAACTCAACAGTCAGACAGTGTAGTGGCAACAAATGTTTTTGTACCAGAAACTGAGGACATTTCAATAGCTTTGAGTCTGGAAGAACCCCTCTAG